The stretch of DNA cgacgtttgcacATTCCATAACTGTATGTGGCATGACTCTTTCAGATTATATCAAACAATAGTACTACTCACGAGTGATTGTGTTGATAACAAACAATATTCACCCAACCTTTTTGGATCTAAACTAcgatatataaaaatacaacatacataattaaaatttctacattgtttcttataaaaaaaaaacaaaatattctacATTGTTATATATGGAGAGTGATGTTCCGATGACTGTCAcaactcttttttctctttaaagaaAATATGACAACTCATATTCCGTCCGAAACGCAAGAAAACTATCATTCACTACATATGCACTAACAAATTACAAGAGAAACAAGACGAAACCTATTGCTTTAGTCATAAAGAATTCCAAATGAGAGTAATGGATTAAGATACGACGAATGCCTTAATTATAATTGCTATCAGTCTCTCACTTTAGACTTCAAAATtcgatgtaaaaaaaaaaaaactcttgagAATCTTTATCCCAATTAAGATTGGTGATGAGACCCTCCGcttataatctatttatttatactgAATTTAACCTCTTCTAATATCTTGTAAAGGTAAGACTTAGGCTTGGTTTGGATGGTGAGTTAAGAttagatgatttgtgaatatcagtgaaatgatttgagttgagatataaTATCTgcataaagttaaaatattgttagaatatatttttttaatattatttttgttttaagatttgaaaaaattgaattatcttttgtgttttgtttagaagtttgagaaagttgtaatgattaagtaattataattagataaaaaaaattgaagatttgaaattgaaaaatatttatatttgtggtatttgaatattgagataagatgtgatgaaataagatgagatgctcttgctatccaaactaggcctaagTGTAAATTCATGTTAAAAACACTATCCCTTTTTCCCCCTCCTacaaatgattttgttttttgttttgttctttttagtacacatatgattttgttaatttatgttCTACTTTTAATTCTGTGACCATGGTGGATATGAATTCAacatcaaatctcaatacacctttttcaaatcccaaaataataataatattaaaacttaatattttaaacttcaaaacaaaacacaaaattctcatctcaccctccaaacctaccctaaatgTTATCAATTCGTGCAGGCGTCTCGCAGTCGTCTACATGGATCTTTAATTTGGGATGTTGAAACAGAGCGGCGAAGTAATGAAACACAAGGCGGAATTAGAAGCAGGAAATACACGTTTTAACTCACATATGCCAGAGACAATACTTGATAATCTctaattttcattcttttattttgctttctcACATTACTgttaatatgaagaaaaaatgacTGCTACAGCTttccaaaaaccaaaaatacccaCTACCATGAAATTCCcaattgaagggaaaaaaaaatgaaggttgAAGACGACTGCAATTACAATTTTCCAAAAACCAAGGAAACCCACTACCATGGAAATCCCatctgaattaaaaaaaaaaaaaaaaatgaaggttgaagactattacatttataatttttcaaaaacgAAAGAAATCCACTACCATGAAAATCtcttctaaaaggaaaaaaatccacTACCAAAGAAATTCCATTTGACaaaatccatataaaaaaaggaaaagaactcAGTAAAATCTGTCACGAAAATCCTTTGTGTTTGTGACGAAGTtttggagaaaattataataCCCCGCTCTCCATGGTTAATAATCaagttattcttttaaagatatgatgAGTCGGAGTGCTACTACTGTACctgacttattattttttttcctgaaagaAGTGCCAAATACAAAGattcattataataaatagtcattttgaataaaaatattaaaattataaatgagagTGCGcgaaagtatttattaaaatttctcaaagtatgtgctataaaaaaatcacaacttaaCATATGTATACATGATTTAGGTCATTATCACGCTTCCCTAGACAAAGTCTCATCCTGCAGTCCTATATTCATAAATGTTCTGACTTGAGATGGTTTAAAACtataaaacaactaaaatgagtcgatgactcagtaagaaacccaTCATAATGTAAACATACTCAACATaaggtttttttataaaacatttcatGCTGAGAACTTAAACTCATGATTGATTATattgatgcttatgctatgcatgatgtgtcttgatttatctgaattaactaaCTAATCTAATTTAACTGATTAAATTGATTGGCTAACATACTTAACCCTATATGTAAGTTTGTGCACCGGCCCTAAGTTCCGTGGTCGCAAGAGGAgttgctgatagtattctggtaTATTATGTTGAACTACGCTTAAGTCTGTGGGTTGCAtatccaccctgaaactgcattggtaccatacaTTTGAATAGTCATCTGATTAAaatgatctgatcttatcttacacttgaacttaaaaaaacttacatgtcttatgcacatgaaatatataatatatacataactataatatgcgaAATGAAACTTGATGAATGATGtgtttgcaaatatcatgacatgcgtggtacaTAAATACTGGCTTCCAAGGAattgattttaataataatatatataactaattaacctgtactaatcctaatttatgatcaagttacttaccttgtagtgttgctttctaaaatttcaaacacaaaatCGATCATAGTGTTGGACTAGGTATCTTGGGTTCGACCCTTGCACTTATGAGGTTTATgacatattttcaaataacacaTGGAAGAGagatatttataaagagatttgGGAGATGGTGTCGACGAGTTCGAGTTGgacttgatcatgatcattcaagaagagaatttgaatttaaaaacatgatttagTAATTCATTGAATGTATGATTGGTCGTGAGTCGTGACTGAGACTGCGTAGTGGACttcaataaatgattattttaaattgaaataaatttctaaaggccgaatatttaaattctaaaaggagtctaactcgttcaataataataaatgagatttaatctagttattgagtctaattaaaactcataatcaatttcaataatttatcaCTCGTaggcttatccaatatggcctattaaatataatttagacccaactaaaaattatcaatattgtaACTTTAGAATTATTAGGCCAGATCGTTACAAAAATGCTCTGGATGAAGGCTTTGTGCGTGTACTTCTTCAATAAATTGTGCTCCattggtttcttttctttcgtttttgtaattttttaaagagaaatgatacttgtagttaTGAGTGTGCAAACACcgtacagttattttaaaaaaagtaaataaatatgagacccacacgaaaagaaattaattttttaatagtaatctgtactcttttttaaaataactgtatgATACTTGCATACTCCAtgactgtacgtagcattattatttttttaaactctgaCGGGACAAGACGCCACATCAACCGACTGCACCCGAACTCCTGCTAACGACTGTATAGTTTGAGTTCTTctacgtgtgtatatatattatagatatatatatatatatatatatatatatatattaaatcatgcAAACTCAATCCAGCCTTAGAAAACATAGAGTAATCGTTGATCTGCATCTTCGTTTcccttgaaattttttattttgtaaaataaatgaaCACCAAAATTGGAAATTTTGCCGGAAATGGAACAGGATAGGTTCATTTTTGATGGAGTGTCAAGCACCAcgccattttttaaaaaacaaatgctATTCTCACTTACAGTTGGgtcttgataaatttttttttatttaatgattaaattttttttaataatattataattttttttaaatatttaagagtataaaaaaataaataaaaaaaaatttgccctTATTGACACCGTCACACCGGTCTCGGTGGGagttgcacttttttttttttttttttcttttttctttttaaaaaaaccatgCAAAACTCTAGCAAAAATGCTACATATATCGAATGTTGggtttagataatttttttaaaaatattttttaatgatgttgtaaattttttttaaatgtttaaaaatataaaaaaaatcaaaaaaagtaaaaaacacttttttctcTTATTGGGACGGGTCCCGTGCTCTTCTTAAAAAACATCGTATCTTTCCCTCACAGCggatggagaaaaaaaaaagtttaaagtcCATATCAAGAGAGGTTGACTTAGCTGGAGTGCATGAATCGGTAATCAGCCCGTCCTGGTTGTGGTTGAACGCAAACATGTTACCCTGCTTTAAAGATCAAGGCTCGTTTGTTTGTTAAGTTGAATTCGgtttatatttagatattttttaatatttaaattttaataactctcaagtcattaaatttatctcaatttaaaatttctttataaacaggactcataaccttttttaatttaatacctctttacacgtgaaatctataaatttttttaactttttataaatacacctaaactcattttaaatacTCACTCTATTATCTCAATTGATTATTATTTACTGAGAATTCAACATTTAAACGTAGTCTAAAAGATGCTGTCCGATTAGAATGAGAacttataatgattatattaaGGGAAGAAAACATCCAACTGACATCTGAACTTTGGGTTTGTCCGGGGTATAACAGGTCTTTGAACGCTTCTTCCCTCTCCATTAACTCCCAAGTTTCTCAAACTCGTCTCTAGTTTGCCATTAcaaggtactctctctctctctctctctctctctctctctctctcttacacacacacacattgaaTGATTATTATGATTTGCTCTTTGAAAGGTTCAATTAATCCTTGTGTTTTCTGGGACTACGAGGTTGTGTATCCTGTTTAGATCTTGAATGTTTTAAGATGTTCATATTGATTAGATCCATTTTCTTCCTATCGTCTCCGAAATTActggggaaaaaaaatgtttttttctctttgcatGTCATTCAGATGCGGTTCCTTAATTCATCTGCTTTTTCAGTTAAATATTCTTGAAAACTCATCTTGGGTGGAAGCGTAAAATCCAGACAGTTCAATTGCtctgaaaatatatgagaaatgaagCCGTAAAAACCATAAAGTAGAAAGTGGAGTAGCATTTGTAAGATTTcagcttttttctttcttgaaaacTTCATTGTTTCATGGGGGGAGCACAGTGAAATAATCCCAATTTATGAGTTAAATAGCTCTGATTTTGTAAtgggtttgttttttcttggtcAAATGGTGGTAGCCTTATATCTTTGATCTATGCATCTTTAAATTGGTGGATGATTTTCGGTTGAGGAATCAGGTATACCTAAACCATACAAGTAAGAATGGCTACAGAAGCACCGAGCTGGGCAGATCAATGGGGCGCTGGAGGGATGGGTGCCATTGAGGAAGATAACAACACTAATACCAAGAAAGAAAGCAGCAGAAACAAGAAGGCCAATGCAAAAGCTGGATTGGATAAAGCCAAAGCAACTGCAAGAGTTGGAGCAGAAAAGATTAAGAGCGGGGCATCAGCCGGCATCAGATGGGTCAAGAATCAATGCCACAGAAAAGGCTCTTCTAAATGAAGAATCAAAGGAATGTTTAttagctcatatatatatatattctcataaCATCTGTGAACAGCAGACCATCGTCAGCAACAAAGAGAAATTAATGTCAATTCTTCATGATCTTTAAACTTCAgaccaaaacaaaaagaaacaactATTCTGAATAATCCTAGAGCAATGCTTGTACTACCATTGCAAATTTGACGTCTGGGTGGTAATGCagtctcatatatatatatatatatatatatatatatattttgtcccATATTATATCACACACCAAGATGCAACTTTCCATTTTAGGAGTTGGTTGAGGCTTTGGTTTTAAGGATCGCAGGCATGATCACTCTACCAAACTGTTGATGCACATAGTTTGTGGTGTTACTTGCCAAATATAATTGCAACTAGTGAATTATTTGGttcacaaagaaatttcacaaaattatagTCATGAACCGATGTTGCTTGTTGTGGTACACTAGATTGTAAAACTGATCTTTAACCTTAGCCACATGAGTTTGGAagctttatttttgtgaaatctttttataaacCTACCGCTTCACTTGCACTTAAGAAAGTGAGCAACAATGCAGGCAATATCCAATCCCCGAGCAACAATACCGCGTGGAACCATGGGATGCAAATGCAAACTTTGCAccttataacaaaaaaaaaaaaaggagtttaCAATGAGCATCACCAACATCCACAAAGACAACTGGGAAATTACTGACCAATCGATTCCATAGATTCAAATTCCATGGTAATTATACCAAATAAGTTCAAATCGCTTACAGcataaattaatccaaattaagGTCAAACTAAACTACACTCGACAAGCAGGAAAGAGAGAGCTTTAAGAGAGACAGCAAAGAATTTACACCTTCCAAGTTTTATTTACTGGTATCAAGGCTCTTAGAGGGATCCAAAGGTGTTCTCTCCACTGTAAGTCATGTAAAGAAAACCGTCTTCATCCTTGTTTTCCTCGTAGATTGCAGACATCAAGGAAGCTGTAACAACAAATGACAGATTAAAAACATAACTTCAAATATTATCCAATATCGCATTAACAGAGATAGCCAGTCACCAGTGGGAGGTAGGGTGTTCTTCACAAAGACGAATATAGCCTTCTCAGCACTAAGCTTAATCCTCTTCCGAACCACATAAACAAATTGACCAACAGTCAAGTCAGCTGGAACAAGGTATCTGGAGCAACAACAAATACATATAATACAACCAAGTGAGGATCCCTCTACACTgcataaaataaagtttttaacGCCCTCCAAATTAAAGGAACATCTAATTCTTACATATTAACACAAATGAAGAACTTTTAGTTAATCTGGCAAAATATGATATTAGCTCTTCCATCTGTGCCACACTCCCAGGATCCTGTCCTGGTTACCCTTCCCAGAACCCCACTTCTGGTAATGGCATTCCCATGAACACCTAACCACCTACCATATCCATGAGCAGATTCATCGTCCTTGCAAACAACATTCTCATTCACTCTTTGAATCAGGCAAGATAATCCTAACCATTTTCATCACTACCATATTAACTTCATCTAGACTTCAAATGAACCACAAAACAAGGAGAAACTTTGGGCACCTATAATAGAATTACATGTAGTGCTGAGTTCATAATTACAAGCATAAAAGAGACTTCCAAAACAAGGAACACCAAAAGTGGATGTGAATTGCAAAACATTGTAATGCATTTCAAAAACAAGAGAAAGGAAGATGTGACTAACTTCTTTTTATCAATGTCAGGAATGTCACTTCTTTCAGCCTTCTCCACAATCACCTGCACAGCATACTTGGATTAGGACAGCAAGTTTATTGAAAGAAGCATGTAAAGAAAATGTTCATCATTGATTGCGAGTCCTCACAGGTACTCTATCTGGATATTTCTCTCTGATTCGAGCAGCTTCTGCCACCCTCCTTTCTGAGATGTCAAAAACCATCAACTTTAGGTTTTtggtgaaaaagaaaacacGAAGCAGacaccaaaatcaagtcaaagaaggacaattgttttattttttaaaagaagagttTCATCGCATCTAAAAAGGAACCAAAAACATTTTGGAATGGGAAATGACAACATTTTGTAGTCATGACTAGGTTCCTTAATGTATCAGATCAGTTTAAGCCCCAGTTTAAACACTCAAGATACACAATTAGCATAAAATCCCATTTTGTTTTTCgagaaaaagaattaaaatgtCGCAGTGTCTGTTCATATTGTGCCTTTTAAATATAAGTAATATTAAGTACAGTCCTTGGGTGTGTGTAAGTTCCACATACTCAATTAAAAATGTGGGGTTCACCATTAAAAAGTGGGTT from Juglans regia cultivar Chandler chromosome 4, Walnut 2.0, whole genome shotgun sequence encodes:
- the LOC108982104 gene encoding autophagy-related protein 8C-like — translated: MAKTEFKLEHPLERRVAEAARIREKYPDRVPVIVEKAERSDIPDIDKKKYLVPADLTVGQFVYVVRKRIKLSAEKAIFVFVKNTLPPTASLMSAIYEENKDEDGFLYMTYSGENTFGSL